The Mytilus trossulus isolate FHL-02 chromosome 3, PNRI_Mtr1.1.1.hap1, whole genome shotgun sequence genome contains a region encoding:
- the LOC134711610 gene encoding uncharacterized protein LOC134711610: MRPYQRGRGRARSKFGGNSFRGRGRAKTREAQRDRPGWNTDDIGFKDTQEIFDKSHFRNSPRSNLYETSDETSYCHRNFEENSGSLEQCYDRDDYSIVGRERHASDTFEYLDRGRYSRDNAEFADKEYDRYYERDNINERRDRDVNFAEGDRGSCSRDNDIYENRTYNKDLRDPYDARSYDMGDNFEFQHSNDYDRRDLHDYHNRETDDNECQYYNETRVHDARDRRRNFKRAGYEDLHFSNPKQERYKDRNWNKRNFSEDKNERTDTYKPLEESVVSSQSNQSSYDWPTNESGIKMAIEFLKNKPTDVCSESKEEESVIDPDFAEELKNLPVIKPELLGKEAVEDLISDLLNLLLKNGGEYTVAGLEKEFVSTVKHRFKDDKVLKPFLQKYPKVFEFDTEIANNEEGGLSTEGTELVRAKSDVKLCQAHSNHPKSCQGDCDALHICKFYVLSSCDMMRCKFGHNLSDDHNIEVQQKFYLHRVELPNLCLLLQHDANRCRVTVPIICHFYNSLKGCRTKEKVGNQQQQQKCPFLHICRSFVEGRCNIWSSCRRNHSLLQGNVYEILCKYGLDPRVLVDGLTRVLALLKWSLNDFKDELVKTGRKCSSNRLGMDDEKPDHTKERLKRKVQVGGDDVISVKIQKVMDTSLSSISSETNSQETSIDEKRNVCMAAKDLIEDTALKLEKDGATSAGKQYNPKKNSKSSAVLNNETATNKVQRKDEATTNQLSLKSETTTKQVPDNDDNATNQIPCWSIADNNKWTEISQNTIKDLETRYQNFLAAKTATVLVDGKYFTVDFNKLSGCYSGSAAIVKLKRAMVEEPNKP; the protein is encoded by the exons ATGAGACCCTACCAGAGAGGCAGAGGGCGTGCCCGTAGTAAGTTTGGCGGCAACAGTTTCAGAGGACGTGGCAGAGCAAAGACTAGAGAAGCTCAGAGAGATAGACCAGGATGGAATACTGATGATATAGGGTTTAAGGATACacaagaaatatttgataaaagtcACTTTAGAAATTCCCCACGATCAAATCTGTATGAAACGTCAGATGAAACAAGCTATTGCCATAGGaattttgaggaaaattcaGGTAGTCTGGAGCAATGTTATGATAGAGATGATTATAGTATTGTAGGTAGGGAAAGGCATGCTAGTGATACATTTGAATATTTAGATAGGGGTCGTTACAGCAGAGATAATGCTGAATTTGCTGACAAAGAATATGATCGGTATTATGAGAGAGACAATATAAATGAACGTAGAGATAGAGACGTTAACTTTGCTGAAGGTGATAGAGGCAGTTGTAGCCGAGACAATGATATTTATGAAAACAGAACTTATAATAAAGATTTAAGAGACCCATATGATGCCAGAAGTTATGATATGGGAGATAACTTTGAATTTCAGCATAGCAATGATTATGATCGAAGGGATTTACATGATTATCATAACAGAGAAACAGATGACAATGAATGTCAGTACTATAATGAGACAAGAGTGCATGATGCTAGAGATAGAAGAAGGAATTTTAAAAGAGCAGGATATGAGGACCTCCATTTCAGTAATCCAAAACAAGAAAGATACAAAGACAGAAACTGGAATAAAAGGAATTTTTCTGAAGATAAAAATGAGAGAACTGATACTTATAAACCTTTAGAAGAAAGTGTTGTAAGCTCTCAATCAAACCAAAGTAGTTATGATTGGCCAACAAATGAATCTGGTATTAAAATGGCTATAGAATTCTTGAAAAATAAACCTACTGATGTTTGCTCTGAAAGTAAAGAAGAAGAGTCAGTTATAGATCCAGATTTTGCGGAAGAACTGAAAAATTTGCCTGTAATTAAACCAGAGTTGTTAGGAAAAGAGGCAGTTGAAGATTTAATATCTGACTTACTAAATTTACTGCTAAAAAACGGTGGAGAATATACAGTAGCAGGTTTAGAAAAAGAATTTGTAAGTACTGTCAAGCATCGATTTAAAGATGATAAAGTTTTGAAACCTTTTTTACAGAAATACCCAAAAGTGTTTGAATTTGATACGGAAATTGCAAATAATGAAGAGGGTGGATTGAGCACTGAGGGAACTGAATTAGTTCGTGCAAAATCAGATGTGAAACTGTGCCAGGCTCATTCAAATCATCCAAAATCTTGCCAGGGTGACTGTGATGCACTTCATATTTGTAAATTCTATGTTCTGAGTTCTTGTGACATGATGAGATGTAAGTTTGGACACAACTTGAGTGATGATCACAATATAGAGGTACAACAAAAATTTTACCTTCATAGAGTAGAATTACCAAACTTGTGTCTTTTACTCCAACATGATGCAAACAGATGCAGGGTGACTGTCCCTATTATATGTCATTTCTACAACAGTTTAAAAGGGTGTAGGACCAAAGAGAAAGTAGGAAATCAACAACAGCAGCAAAAATGTCCATTCCTTCATATTTGTCGCAGTTTTGTTGAAGGTCGTTGTAATATATGGTCCTCATGTCGTCGAAATCATAGTTTACTACAGGGAAATGTGTATGAAATCCTTTGCAAATATGGTTTAGATCCAAGAGTTTTAGTTGATGGATTGACCAGAGTTTTAGCATTATTGAAATGGtcattaaatgattttaaagatgAACTTGTAAAGACTGGAAGAAAGTGCTCGTCAAATCGATTGGGGATGGATGATGAAAAACCTGACCATACGAAAGAAAGGCTGAAAAGAAAGGTACAAGTTGGTGGTGATGATGTTATTTCAGTCAAAATTCAGAAAGTAATGGATACAAGCCTGAGTTCAATATCAAGTGAGACCAATTCACAGGAAACAAGTATAGATGAGAAGAGAAATGTGTGTATGGCAGCAAAAGATTTGATAGAGGATACagcattgaaattagaaaagGATGGTGCTACTTCTGCAGGAAAACAATATAATCctaagaaaaattcaaaatcttcTGCAGTTTTGAataatgagacagcaaccaataAGGTTCAAAGAAAGGATGAGGCCACCACCAATCAGCTATCATTAAAGAGCGAGACTACAACCAAGCAGGTACCAGATAATGATGATAATGCAACTAATCAGATTCCATGCTGGTCTATTGCTGACAACAATAAATGGACAGAAATTTCACAGAATACCATCAAAGATTTGGAAACTAGATATCAAAACTTTCTGGCAGCAAAAACAGCAACAGTGCTAGTTGATGGAAAATA CTTTACAGTTGATTTTAACAAACTATCAGGCTGCTATTCTGGAAGTGCGGCTATTGTCAAACTAAAAAGAGCAATGGTAGAAGAGCCAAATAAACCATAG
- the LOC134711611 gene encoding uncharacterized protein LOC134711611 has translation MYHQTHERSMTFNGKNDEYNKPHNFHDETRDFQFKEDGRSRVHDGFEYFGQTRTEFRKNTLRHSNTGRLGNDRIESRRLVGHERRENSGRRNPLLKKGNEMGHSRNDSYDEKVDIKHERNRHKRKYDQNVRHTSHEIKEDFQEQSEYRNTRSHDFENRDRQNAEGSSHYFDKHLDISRRQTGKNFERGNFNAFRSGRYQKENCDTQDNYDSDLSHLMLPGRYEDNQLECELSPVSSEPIEEYAIEDKVSILLNIILENGGEIEIQELQNDWIETFGQSIDEESGDLKTFLENYPKVFELATETVEEAEEGESPEENGRVRAKTEATLCQAHANVPNSCKGGCNALHICKFYFLSSCGMTNCKFIHDFDNEHNRKTKWKYFLHRVKLQNICRLLQHDANRCRVTVPVICRFYNTKGCRNQQPPRKCPFLHLCSNYVDGKSCAAFCRQNHSLLESSVLEILVKYNLDPREWSQGEQRILSILRWASNDFKENNKNRYIPYKVEKGYINISNEKLTRKRKLFGKEQIVSSAVKIPKISDDLSISTDDECPIANHSYSWSIFGGNVNEDIPDDIGKYLEDKHRKYLLAKTAIVTLKGKRFIVDFEKLEGRFDGGTSEVKIYRNGLKRDSAEKIRTPSDQLETTTSEDGYSSSSTDESESNDPFEKVKNGEFIKI, from the exons ATGTACCACCAAACACATGAAAGGTCAATGACATTCAATGGAAAAAACGATGAATATAATAAGCCTCACAATTTCCATGATGAAACAAGGGATTTCCAATTCAAAGAAGACGGACGTTCTCGTGTTCATGATGGTTTCGAATATTTTGGACAAACACGGACGGAGTTTCGAAAGAACACGTTGAGGCATTCTAACACAGGTCGACTAGGAAATGATAGAATAGAATCAAGGAGGCTTGTTGGTCACGAAAGAAGGGAGAATTCTGGACGTCGTAACCCCCTGTTAAAGAAAGGAAACGAAATGGGTCATAGCAGAAACGATTCCTACGACGAAAAGGTAGATATAAAACATGAACGAAATAGgcataaaagaaaatatgatcAGAACGTAAGACATACTTCGCatgaaataaaagaagattttCAAGAGCAGAGTGAATATAGAAATACGCGTTCTCATGACTTCGAAAACAGGGATAGACAAAATGCCGAGGGATCGTcacattattttgataaacactTGGACATTAGTAGACGGCAAACCGGAAAAAATTTTGAAAGGGGCAATTTTAATGCTTTTCGTAGTGGTAGATATCAAAAGGAAAATTGTGACACACAAGATAATTATGATTCAGATTTGAGCCATCTGATGTTACCAGGTAGATACGAAGACAATCAATTAGAATGTGAATTATCACCAGTGTCATCTGAACCCATTGAAGAATATGCCATTGAAGATAAAGTTTCTATTTTACTCAATATCATTTTAGAAAATGGAGGAGAAATTGAAATTCAAGAACTTCAAAACGATTGGATTGAGACATTTGGACAAAGTATAGATGAAGAAAGTGGAGATTTGAAAACTTTCTTAGAGAACTATCCGAAGGTGTTTGAACTTGCAACTGAAACTGTTGAAGAGGCAGAAGAGGGAGAATCGCCCGAGGAAAATGGAAGAGTTCGTGCCAAGACAGAGGCCACATTATGCCAAGCTCACGCAAATGTTCCAAATTCATGCAAAGGAGGATGCAATGCCCttcatatttgtaaattttattttcttagcTCCTGTGGAATGACTAACTGTAAATTTATTCATGACTTTGATAATGAGcacaatagaaaaacaaaatggaagTATTTTCTGCATCGAGTTAAGTTACAAAATATATGTCGATTACTTCAGCATGATGCTAACAGATGTAGAGTAACAGTCCCTGTCATCTGTCGATTCTATAATACTAAAGGATGCAGGAATCAACAGCCGCCTCGAAAATGTCCATTTTTGCATTTGTGTAGCAATTACGTTGATGGAAAGTCCTGCGCTGCTTTTTGTCGTCAAAACCACAGTTTATTAGAAAGTTCAGTGCTTGAAATACTGGTCAAGTATAATTTGGATCCGAGAGAATGGAGTCAAGGTGAGCAAAGAATACTTTCTATATTACGTTGGGCTTctaatgattttaaagaaaataacaagAATCGGTATATTCCATATAAAGTCGAAAAAGGGTATATTAACATTTCTAACGAAAAACTAACCAGAAAAAGAAAGTTGTTTGGCAAGGAACAAATTGTTAGCTCAGCAGTCAAAATACCGAAAATTTCAGATGATCTATCAATTTCAACTGATGATGAATGTCCCATTGCAAATCATAGTTATTCCTGGTCTATTTTTGGTGGCAACGTAAATGAAGACATTCCAGATGACATCGGCAAATATCTTGAAGACAAGCACCGAAAATACTTGCTCGCAAAGACAGCAATTGTTACCCTCAAAGGAAAAAG ATTTATCGTTGATTTTGAGAAACTCGAAGGCCGGTTTGATGGAGGCACGTCAGAGGtaaaaatatacagaaatgGTTTGAAAAGGGATTCCGCAGAAAAAATAAGGACACCATCAGACCAGTTAGAAACAACAACATCAGAAGATGGATACTCATCAAGCAGTACCGACGAGTCCGAAAGCAATGACCCATTCGAAAAGGTCAAAAATGGCGAGTTCATAAAGATTTGA